A single region of the Anaerococcus urinomassiliensis genome encodes:
- a CDS encoding RluA family pseudouridine synthase has product MNYISFKINKDIKVKKFLEKNAFSKRAITDIVKAGYIIDDINTSNNQDLKSGDILKIPIEDENLDYEPIKAKLDIVYEDFHILVVDKPANLTVNSKGQESLANHIAYYFKENDIKSKVRFINRLDMNTSGLLMVAKNPYAFAYYQKQIENNDFYKYYMAVVNGNVNINRTLKTKLTYNEDRKRYEVGEDGKLAVSQFKTIEYDQKNNISYIKVDIKTGKTHQIRSQLSYLRHPIIGDMLYGSNIEMDRFLLHCYEIKFKRFIDRKFIDIKSKPSFSQYLI; this is encoded by the coding sequence ATGAATTACATTAGTTTTAAAATAAACAAAGACATAAAAGTTAAAAAATTTTTAGAAAAAAATGCTTTCTCAAAAAGAGCAATTACTGACATAGTAAAAGCAGGATACATTATTGATGATATTAATACTAGTAATAACCAGGATTTAAAAAGTGGTGATATATTAAAGATTCCCATAGAAGATGAAAACTTGGACTACGAACCTATTAAAGCTAAGTTAGATATAGTCTATGAAGACTTTCATATATTAGTAGTAGACAAGCCAGCAAATCTCACTGTAAACTCCAAAGGTCAAGAATCCCTGGCAAATCATATAGCCTATTATTTTAAAGAAAATGATATTAAGTCCAAGGTAAGGTTTATAAATAGACTTGATATGAACACCTCGGGTTTATTGATGGTTGCCAAGAATCCCTACGCCTTTGCCTACTATCAAAAGCAAATAGAGAACAATGATTTTTATAAATATTATATGGCAGTAGTAAATGGCAATGTAAATATTAATAGGACTCTTAAAACTAAACTTACTTACAATGAAGATAGGAAAAGATATGAAGTGGGCGAAGATGGAAAACTTGCAGTAAGTCAGTTTAAAACTATCGAATACGATCAGAAAAATAATATTAGCTATATAAAAGTAGACATAAAGACTGGCAAAACCCACCAAATCAGGTCACAACTATCATATTTGCGTCATCCTATAATAGGCGATATGCTATATGGTTCAAATATAGAAATGGATAGGTTTTTGCTACATTGTTATGAGATAAAATTTAAAAGATTTATTGACCGAAAGTTTATAGATATAAAGTCTAAGCCATCTTTTAGTCAATATTTAATTTGA